One window of Colius striatus isolate bColStr4 chromosome 16, bColStr4.1.hap1, whole genome shotgun sequence genomic DNA carries:
- the PPP1R3D gene encoding protein phosphatase 1 regulatory subunit 3D — protein sequence MEVRGPRRNPSYLSDLYQNMLRAEETPRRGQLQPPAAHPSSSMTFWSSIPAKEAPQTNKLQGSTCSSCDPALRPIIRRRARSLPTSPERRKRAAVQCQVPTCQSRMNRVRFADALGLELTEVKVFQTGEEPSIPLHVLSRLSINSDLWYSGSDLEFTMQCLVPDFQQPADCMDFSSRLQEQQVCLERVTSSDLGISGTIQVRNIAFEKQVSVRYTFNQWKSLHEVCAHWHSSIPEKNRQDQVDVFTFFLPVPPFLLQLCSIVQFAARYQVNGQEYWDNNRGKNYSLTCRNHPLKMPRECEESWIHFI from the coding sequence ATGGAGGTACGTGGTCCTCGAAGGAATCCCAGCTACCTCTCTGATCTCTATCAGAACATGTTACGGGCTGAAGAGACACCAAGACGAGGGCAGCTGCAACCCCCAGCAGCCCATCCAAGTAGCAGCATGACTTTCTGGAGCAGCATCCCAGCCAAGGAGGCTCCTCAGACAAACAAGCTTCAGGGTAGCACTTGCTCCAGCTGTGATCCAGCATTGCGGCCTATCATACGTCGCCGAGCAAGATCTTTGCCTACATCACCCGAAAGAAGGAAGCGAGCAGCAGTGCAGTGTCAAGTTCCTACATGCCAGAGTCGTATGAACCGTGTGAGATTTGCTGATGCTTTGGGCTTGGAACTCACTGAAGTGAAAGTCTTCCAGACTGGGGAGGAGCCATCAATCCCCTTGCACGTCCTTTCCAGGCTTTCTATAAACTCAGACCTCTGGTACAGTGGTTCAGACTTGGAGTTTACTATGCAGTGCTTGGTCCCTGACTTCCAGCAGCCTGCAGACTGCATGGACTTCTCCTCCCGACTTCAAGAGCAGCAGGTGTGTCTTGAACGAGTGACCAGCTCAGATCTGGGGATCAGTGGCACCATTCAGGTTCGCAACATTGCTTTTGAGAAGCAAGTGTCTGTGCGATACACCTTCAACCAGTGGAAAAGTCTCCATGAAGTGTGTGCTCATTGGCACAGTAGCATCCCTGAGAAAAACAGGCAGGATCAGGTTGatgttttcactttctttctccctgtgccacctttcctcctccagctgtgCTCCATAGTCCAGTTTGCAGCAAGGTACCAAGTCAATGGCCAGGAGTACTGGGATAACAACAGAGGCAAAAACTACAGCCTTACGTGCCGGAATCACCCCCTTAAGATGCCTAGAGAATGTGAGGAGAGCTGGATCCACTTCATCTGA
- the FAM217B gene encoding protein FAM217B isoform X1, translated as MGPGIQEYPLLLHRETQKKESQINANHKGMVNYNNGKSHPSTKALDKPISHVKSSPGRLGKNVSSAIEKISHDTQDGNQPTIIKKGRKHLDDNTQSKRVTSVCTSLHRVQGPKTSLPERRQNESFLHRIPPSVKGSTQGTFCRLKDVPVQHFYGSKKEQLEKNREGHVAEAGPCSSKWQEASVDEMFLDLKSVRIIKEDAEDDSASDLSDSERIPIPPSPCTPPELILRAEEIDPVCLEHVSGTGFKESEYYYPDFLPPPFNSWDLKQLSIFVNVEGKTDFRPKPTGLLEKYIDRLLQLEWLQMQTVQSEKGRAAKARPQTAPSSIRSLKSPGKGKALLSPLPNKQVVPQESVTKLPRSYSGHRGASYCEESRRLHSHPGHLKLSERMECAVSSQRQSGEVRSELRKNPTAKQQLFSVQPSENSSKIQSVGNIRPTKQIPVFHGSTAPIKGFKTCACTNPKKNDNGNNYVPSKKPTGDRKIKTNGTKQTSHTFK; from the exons ATGGGACCAGGCATTCAAGAATATCCCTTATTACTGCACagagagacacagaaaaaggaaagccaAATCAATGCAAACCACAAAGGAATGGTAAA TTACAATAATGGAAAAAGCCATCCAAGCACCAAAGCACTAGATAAACCAATTTCTCATGTGAAATCTTCTCCTGGACGATTAGGCAAGAATGTATCAAGTGCCATTGAAAAG ATTTCCCATGACACTCAAGATGGGAACCAACCAACTATTAttaagaagggaagaaaacatcTGGATGACAACACTCAGTCAAAAAG ggTCACGAGTGTTTGCACATCACTGCACAGAGTACAAGGACCAAAGACAAGTCTCCCAGAAAGAAGGCAAAATGAATCTTTTCTGCACAGAATCCCTCCTAGCGTAAAGGGCAGCACACAAGGTACCTTCTGTAGGCTTAAAGATGTCCCAGTACAACATTTTTATGGCAGTAAAAAAGAACAGTTGGAAAAGAACCGTGAAGGACACGTTGCAGAAGCTGGTCCATGCTCTTCTAAATGGCAAGAAGCATCTGTAGATGAAATGTTTCTTGATCTCAAGTCAGTACGAATTATTAAAGAAGATGCTGAGGATGATAGTGCCAGTGATCTCTCTGATTCAGAAAGAATTCCCATTCCTCCATCTCCCTGCACACCACCAGAACTCATTCTCAGAGCTGAGGAAATTGATCCAGTTTGTTTGGAACATGTCTCTGGTACAGGTTTTAAGGAATCAGAATATTATTACCCAGACTTCCTCCCACCCCCTTTCAACTCATGGGACTTGAAGCAACTGTCCATCTTTGTTAATGTGGAGGGTAAAACTGACTTCCGACCAAAGCCAACAGGACTTCTTGAGAAATACATTGATCGTCTTTTGCAGCTGGAATGGCTGCAAATGCAGACTGTACAGAGTGAGAAAGGAAGGGCAGCCAAAGCCCGGCCACAGACTGCTCCCAGCTCTATCCGTAGCCTAAAAAGCCCTGGCAAAGGCAAGGCATTGCTCAGCCCTTTGCCTAACAAGCAAGTGGTTCCCCAAGAAAGCGTTACAAAGCTGCCCAGAAGCTATTCAGGTCACAGGGGAGCTTCATACTGTGAGGAGAGTCGCCGGTTACattctcatccaggtcacttGAAACTTTCTGAGAGAATGGAATGTGCAGTGTCTTCTCAGAGACAATCTGGTGAAGTAAGGAGTGAActgagaaaaaacccaactgcaAAGCAACAGCTTTTCAGTGTGCAGCCCTCTGAGAACAGTTCTAAAATTCAAAGTGTTGGTAATATCAGACCCACTAAGCAAATCCCTGTATTTCATGGCTCAACTGCTCCCATCAAAGGCTTCAAAACCTGTGCGTGCACAAATCCAAAGAAGAACGACAATGGCAACAATTATGTTCcttcaaaaaaaccaacaggtgacaggaaaataaaaacaaatggcACAAAGCAAACATCACACacatttaaatga
- the FAM217B gene encoding protein FAM217B isoform X2, protein MQTTKECYNNGKSHPSTKALDKPISHVKSSPGRLGKNVSSAIEKISHDTQDGNQPTIIKKGRKHLDDNTQSKRVTSVCTSLHRVQGPKTSLPERRQNESFLHRIPPSVKGSTQGTFCRLKDVPVQHFYGSKKEQLEKNREGHVAEAGPCSSKWQEASVDEMFLDLKSVRIIKEDAEDDSASDLSDSERIPIPPSPCTPPELILRAEEIDPVCLEHVSGTGFKESEYYYPDFLPPPFNSWDLKQLSIFVNVEGKTDFRPKPTGLLEKYIDRLLQLEWLQMQTVQSEKGRAAKARPQTAPSSIRSLKSPGKGKALLSPLPNKQVVPQESVTKLPRSYSGHRGASYCEESRRLHSHPGHLKLSERMECAVSSQRQSGEVRSELRKNPTAKQQLFSVQPSENSSKIQSVGNIRPTKQIPVFHGSTAPIKGFKTCACTNPKKNDNGNNYVPSKKPTGDRKIKTNGTKQTSHTFK, encoded by the exons ATGCAAACCACAAAGGAATG TTACAATAATGGAAAAAGCCATCCAAGCACCAAAGCACTAGATAAACCAATTTCTCATGTGAAATCTTCTCCTGGACGATTAGGCAAGAATGTATCAAGTGCCATTGAAAAG ATTTCCCATGACACTCAAGATGGGAACCAACCAACTATTAttaagaagggaagaaaacatcTGGATGACAACACTCAGTCAAAAAG ggTCACGAGTGTTTGCACATCACTGCACAGAGTACAAGGACCAAAGACAAGTCTCCCAGAAAGAAGGCAAAATGAATCTTTTCTGCACAGAATCCCTCCTAGCGTAAAGGGCAGCACACAAGGTACCTTCTGTAGGCTTAAAGATGTCCCAGTACAACATTTTTATGGCAGTAAAAAAGAACAGTTGGAAAAGAACCGTGAAGGACACGTTGCAGAAGCTGGTCCATGCTCTTCTAAATGGCAAGAAGCATCTGTAGATGAAATGTTTCTTGATCTCAAGTCAGTACGAATTATTAAAGAAGATGCTGAGGATGATAGTGCCAGTGATCTCTCTGATTCAGAAAGAATTCCCATTCCTCCATCTCCCTGCACACCACCAGAACTCATTCTCAGAGCTGAGGAAATTGATCCAGTTTGTTTGGAACATGTCTCTGGTACAGGTTTTAAGGAATCAGAATATTATTACCCAGACTTCCTCCCACCCCCTTTCAACTCATGGGACTTGAAGCAACTGTCCATCTTTGTTAATGTGGAGGGTAAAACTGACTTCCGACCAAAGCCAACAGGACTTCTTGAGAAATACATTGATCGTCTTTTGCAGCTGGAATGGCTGCAAATGCAGACTGTACAGAGTGAGAAAGGAAGGGCAGCCAAAGCCCGGCCACAGACTGCTCCCAGCTCTATCCGTAGCCTAAAAAGCCCTGGCAAAGGCAAGGCATTGCTCAGCCCTTTGCCTAACAAGCAAGTGGTTCCCCAAGAAAGCGTTACAAAGCTGCCCAGAAGCTATTCAGGTCACAGGGGAGCTTCATACTGTGAGGAGAGTCGCCGGTTACattctcatccaggtcacttGAAACTTTCTGAGAGAATGGAATGTGCAGTGTCTTCTCAGAGACAATCTGGTGAAGTAAGGAGTGAActgagaaaaaacccaactgcaAAGCAACAGCTTTTCAGTGTGCAGCCCTCTGAGAACAGTTCTAAAATTCAAAGTGTTGGTAATATCAGACCCACTAAGCAAATCCCTGTATTTCATGGCTCAACTGCTCCCATCAAAGGCTTCAAAACCTGTGCGTGCACAAATCCAAAGAAGAACGACAATGGCAACAATTATGTTCcttcaaaaaaaccaacaggtgacaggaaaataaaaacaaatggcACAAAGCAAACATCACACacatttaaatga